The following coding sequences are from one Culicoidibacter larvae window:
- a CDS encoding response regulator transcription factor, translating into MSSILIVDDNVSYSERLKKILEAAGYHIDISNDPVDGIVMVGQKKYDLIISDLMMDTIDGIKFLQTIKKFHPKMKTIILTGMPTVETELQALDIYVDQYLQKDVHVDLLLKYIETILERENQLKDVKFYSKVEHIECHVESRKVIQNGQEVALSRKEFDLLAYLLEHKNKVITREEFINAFWDVKYEFIDERVIDVHIKDIRRKLGIQSIVSIRGYGYKWVE; encoded by the coding sequence ATGAGTTCTATTTTAATAGTAGATGATAATGTAAGTTACAGCGAAAGGCTAAAGAAAATTTTGGAGGCCGCCGGGTATCATATTGATATTTCAAACGATCCTGTGGACGGAATCGTTATGGTTGGTCAAAAGAAATATGATTTAATTATTAGTGATTTAATGATGGATACGATTGATGGTATCAAATTCTTACAAACAATTAAGAAGTTTCATCCTAAGATGAAAACAATTATTTTAACCGGTATGCCAACGGTTGAGACAGAGCTACAGGCATTGGATATTTATGTCGATCAATATTTACAAAAAGATGTTCATGTTGACTTATTGTTGAAATACATCGAAACGATTCTCGAACGGGAGAATCAGCTGAAAGATGTTAAGTTTTATTCTAAGGTTGAACATATTGAGTGCCATGTTGAATCAAGAAAAGTGATTCAGAATGGTCAAGAAGTAGCTTTGAGCCGCAAAGAGTTTGACTTGCTGGCTTATTTGCTCGAGCATAAAAACAAGGTTATTACTCGCGAAGAGTTTATAAATGCTTTTTGGGATGTTAAATATGAGTTCATTGATGAACGGGTTATTGATGTCCATATTAAAGATATCCGCCGTAAACTAGGGATTCAGTCAATAGTTTCAATTCGCGGATACGGATATAAATGGGTTGAATAA
- a CDS encoding heavy metal translocating P-type ATPase, with protein METKKQEFELKNLDCANCGSKIENQGQKIDGIDDLKVNFVNQKMTVVFNDDADTTKTIGALEKLIHKLEPDVVVSAMKTKKDEVTAEKNEHLKSIIQLIVGGLLFAVPMIFELPFAVELTMYIISYLVVGGEVVLRAGKNILRGQVFDENFLMTIATLGAFAIGEYPEAVAVMLFYQVGELFQDMAVANSRKSITALMDIRPDFAHVKVGDDYQTVAPDTIAIGNIIRVLPGEKVPLDGVVLSGHSALDTSALTGESLPRSVKPGDDVISGCINKNGVLEVEVSKVFAESTVSKILDLVQNASDKKAPTENFITKFARYYTPAVVIIAVLLAVVPPLVIPGASFFDWLNRALVFLVISCPCALVISIPLGFFGGIGAASKRGVLVKGSNYLEALNNVDTLVFDKTGTLTKGNFAVTEVISAAMPEEELMAIAAHAESLSTHPIAQSIVASFSGTIDENRVSNYQEIAGRGLQVTIDGKNVLAGNARLMSEHNIVFDAVDSIGTVVYVAVNDIYSGALVIADELKSDSKAAIARLKQLGVKTIVMLTGDNKKTAESVAAQIGITDVRAELLPDGKVEQLEAIEANKAEKSKVAFVGDGINDAPVLARADVGIAMGGLGSDAAIEAADVVLMSDEPSQIADAIDVAKFTRKIVWQNIIFALTVKGIFLLLGAFGIATMWEAVFADVGVSVIAILNAMRVMRIKK; from the coding sequence ATGGAAACGAAAAAACAAGAATTTGAATTAAAAAATTTAGATTGTGCGAATTGTGGCTCAAAAATTGAAAATCAAGGTCAGAAGATTGATGGTATTGATGATTTAAAAGTTAATTTTGTTAATCAAAAAATGACAGTTGTTTTCAATGATGATGCTGATACAACGAAAACGATTGGTGCACTTGAAAAATTAATTCATAAATTAGAGCCAGATGTAGTTGTGAGTGCCATGAAAACTAAAAAAGATGAAGTGACGGCTGAGAAAAATGAACATCTCAAGTCAATTATTCAGTTGATTGTCGGCGGTTTGTTATTTGCTGTGCCAATGATTTTTGAATTGCCATTTGCAGTTGAACTGACAATGTATATTATCAGTTACCTGGTTGTCGGTGGCGAAGTTGTTTTACGGGCCGGAAAAAATATTTTGCGCGGTCAGGTTTTTGATGAAAACTTTTTGATGACGATTGCAACGCTTGGTGCGTTTGCAATCGGCGAGTACCCGGAAGCAGTTGCAGTCATGCTATTTTATCAAGTTGGCGAACTGTTCCAAGATATGGCAGTCGCTAACTCACGAAAATCAATTACAGCTTTAATGGATATTCGTCCGGATTTTGCCCACGTAAAAGTTGGTGATGATTATCAAACTGTAGCTCCTGATACTATTGCAATCGGCAATATTATTCGAGTATTACCTGGTGAGAAAGTACCTCTGGATGGAGTAGTGCTTAGCGGTCATTCAGCGCTTGATACTTCAGCACTAACCGGTGAGTCATTGCCACGCAGCGTAAAACCTGGTGATGATGTTATTTCAGGATGTATTAATAAAAATGGTGTATTAGAAGTTGAAGTCAGCAAAGTTTTCGCAGAATCAACAGTAAGTAAAATTCTTGATTTGGTACAAAATGCCAGCGATAAAAAAGCACCAACCGAAAACTTTATCACTAAATTTGCTCGTTACTATACACCGGCGGTTGTTATTATTGCCGTTTTACTAGCGGTGGTGCCGCCACTTGTTATTCCCGGAGCCAGCTTCTTTGATTGGTTGAATCGGGCCTTGGTCTTCTTAGTTATCTCTTGTCCGTGTGCTTTAGTTATTTCGATTCCTCTAGGTTTCTTTGGTGGTATCGGTGCTGCTTCTAAACGTGGCGTATTAGTAAAAGGCAGTAACTATCTGGAAGCATTGAATAATGTAGACACGCTTGTTTTTGATAAAACCGGAACTTTAACTAAAGGTAATTTCGCAGTGACAGAAGTTATCAGTGCGGCAATGCCTGAAGAGGAATTAATGGCTATTGCGGCACATGCTGAAAGTTTATCTACACATCCAATCGCGCAGTCAATTGTTGCTAGTTTTTCTGGTACTATTGATGAAAATAGAGTAAGTAATTATCAAGAAATTGCCGGTCGTGGCTTACAGGTCACAATTGATGGTAAAAACGTGTTGGCCGGAAATGCCCGGCTAATGAGTGAACATAATATTGTTTTTGATGCTGTTGATAGCATTGGCACAGTTGTATATGTTGCGGTTAATGATATTTATAGTGGGGCATTGGTTATCGCTGATGAATTAAAATCAGACAGTAAAGCAGCAATTGCCCGGTTAAAACAGCTTGGAGTTAAAACGATTGTTATGTTAACCGGTGATAACAAAAAAACTGCTGAGAGTGTTGCGGCACAAATTGGTATTACAGATGTACGGGCAGAGTTATTACCTGATGGCAAAGTTGAACAACTGGAAGCTATTGAAGCCAATAAAGCTGAGAAAAGCAAAGTTGCCTTTGTCGGTGACGGTATTAATGATGCACCGGTACTTGCCCGTGCTGATGTAGGTATTGCCATGGGTGGTCTTGGTAGCGATGCAGCAATTGAGGCAGCTGATGTAGTACTGATGTCTGATGAACCTAGTCAAATTGCTGATGCTATTGATGTTGCTAAGTTTACCCGAAAAATTGTTTGGCAGAATATTATCTTTGCCTTGACGGTTAAAGGAATCTTCCTGTTACTTGGTGCATTCGGTATTGCGACAATGTGGGAAGCAGTTTTCGCCGATGTCGGTGTCTCAGTAATCGCGATTTTGAATGCTATGCGGGTTATGCGAATTAAAAAATAA
- a CDS encoding MucBP domain-containing protein — translation MKKKLLMAIMSVAMVFSLNGLHAFAAEPNELDIGKSASATDTAHQYDVTFTLPTQAMEEPETVDIVFVLDTTTISSFSAVKQQFNDFVDKLNAQDNLIVNIGIVTFNINVSNKLNGLMELNDANITAIKNGFAASYTAGSNMYGGLLIGKDILDSGTADHKYIVLASDFGGYKSDAGNGTGVSQFFMDGTIIGFNTNNSDFNGKYYYTQAANSEASVLTVDAIANLIDNKVFFNGTPVDSQTEPYLLQAGAAIGEYPDSWQYSFIHTFTEAEKATMPTYTLTRSAAWPTMMEKNIYLTGNLFKDMKASGYNVMAVTTPYQPQTGAGGEAYKIKFNTVTNSYKDWFEQEIGTRYETTNGDTFLDMLDDIESELIYLLGKGKITDVVHPDFKIVPGIQPTVLLNDVALAVTDLGNGSYGFGSEDNGVYPYVYNVSTDVNGKETVTWDINKEATKDDVLKFTFRIELKDIPNQPGDYTYDTNESAVVDYMDSKEAKEGVSDFTKQTSLPSPQVTVKRVGVLVRHVDEAGNALCADTLLVGSIGENYTTERSSFAGYTFKQMHTESAAVTGRFSENLLTVTYIYATEKEAPVQPELPVTGQNHITFIGLGLVTVLASGGLLFLRRKFNK, via the coding sequence ATGAAAAAGAAATTATTAATGGCGATTATGAGTGTAGCAATGGTATTTTCGTTGAACGGCTTACATGCTTTTGCTGCGGAACCTAATGAACTGGATATTGGCAAGAGTGCTTCAGCAACTGATACAGCACATCAATATGATGTGACTTTCACGTTGCCGACTCAAGCAATGGAAGAGCCGGAAACGGTAGATATTGTTTTTGTTTTGGATACGACAACCATTTCAAGTTTTTCAGCTGTTAAGCAACAATTCAATGATTTTGTTGATAAGTTGAATGCACAAGATAATTTAATTGTAAATATTGGTATTGTAACATTTAACATTAATGTCAGCAACAAGCTGAATGGTTTGATGGAATTGAACGATGCTAATATTACTGCAATTAAGAATGGCTTTGCTGCAAGCTATACAGCTGGTTCTAACATGTATGGTGGACTTTTAATTGGTAAGGATATTCTTGATAGTGGCACTGCGGATCATAAATATATTGTATTAGCCAGTGATTTTGGTGGTTATAAATCTGATGCAGGTAATGGTACCGGCGTATCACAATTCTTTATGGATGGAACCATTATTGGGTTCAATACCAATAACAGCGATTTTAATGGCAAGTATTACTATACACAAGCAGCTAATTCAGAAGCATCAGTATTGACTGTTGATGCTATAGCTAATCTGATTGATAATAAAGTATTCTTTAATGGAACACCAGTTGACAGTCAGACTGAACCGTACTTGCTACAAGCAGGCGCAGCAATTGGTGAATATCCGGATAGTTGGCAATATTCATTTATTCATACGTTCACTGAAGCTGAGAAAGCGACAATGCCAACTTATACGTTAACGAGATCGGCAGCTTGGCCAACGATGATGGAAAAGAACATTTATTTAACCGGAAACTTGTTTAAAGATATGAAAGCAAGCGGATATAATGTCATGGCAGTTACAACGCCATATCAGCCACAAACCGGAGCAGGTGGCGAAGCATACAAGATTAAATTCAACACCGTGACTAATAGTTATAAAGATTGGTTTGAGCAAGAAATCGGCACTCGTTATGAAACAACAAACGGTGATACTTTCCTTGATATGCTTGATGATATTGAAAGCGAATTAATATACCTTTTAGGTAAAGGAAAAATTACTGACGTTGTTCATCCAGATTTTAAAATTGTTCCCGGCATTCAGCCAACAGTACTTTTAAATGATGTGGCACTTGCGGTTACTGACCTTGGTAATGGCAGTTATGGATTCGGAAGCGAAGATAACGGTGTATATCCATACGTATATAATGTTTCAACTGATGTGAATGGTAAAGAAACAGTGACTTGGGATATTAATAAAGAAGCAACGAAAGATGATGTTTTAAAATTTACTTTTAGAATTGAATTAAAAGATATCCCCAATCAGCCTGGAGATTATACATATGATACGAATGAATCGGCAGTTGTAGATTATATGGATTCTAAAGAAGCAAAAGAGGGTGTCAGTGATTTTACTAAACAAACAAGTTTACCTTCACCGCAAGTGACCGTTAAACGAGTTGGTGTATTGGTAAGACATGTTGATGAAGCTGGTAATGCTTTATGTGCGGATACACTTTTAGTTGGCTCAATCGGTGAAAATTATACTACTGAGCGATCAAGTTTTGCAGGGTATACTTTTAAACAAATGCATACTGAGAGTGCAGCTGTAACTGGTAGATTTTCGGAAAATTTACTGACGGTGACATACATATATGCAACTGAAAAAGAAGCGCCGGTACAACCAGAATTACCGGTAACCGGGCAAAATCATATTACATTTATCGGCCTCGGGCTGGTTACCGTATTAGCTAGTGGCGGATTGTTATTCTTGAGAAGAAAATTTAATAAGTAA
- a CDS encoding leucine-rich repeat domain-containing protein, with amino-acid sequence MKKLVTVLFAVLMMLGGVFTNTIVHAADQIEPPATIAELFPDQALAEIIAKSFRPVKQVNDIVTQTDLDTIKQVWSPNYANEDEDPVPGVQTLAGIERLTHLAKIDLAQHSISDVTPLAGLTELTYLDLSYNEIEDISALAGLTKMSDFRMRDNKISDISVMANFTRLENTYMDSNLISDIKPITQLSMLTTIYLDMNQISELPDMSEMSSLNYLSLQVNFITDVTPLSEVPTLTILQLSHNKAISDVSSLATLSQLQTLYISNMQLTDVSVLGNMPLLMNLGFDTNQVSDISVLSNLQNLTHVQFGNNNISELPDLTGLTNLYTIGMDGNHIQDISSLAVLPSLLSVSASRQTIVLDEQTVVDGSFTLSNETVALDGSFLAPDTISNSGVFLNGSIAWSDLSNETNVLSYTWSQRLSNGIFVNYSGTVTQPITFIGDGHTSGENSAEGNYDSGINSSINNQVTLPVTGGVNTELLIAGGIMAFGATLLLRKSVKRK; translated from the coding sequence ATGAAAAAATTAGTGACCGTATTGTTTGCGGTATTAATGATGCTCGGGGGAGTCTTCACTAATACTATAGTTCATGCGGCAGACCAGATTGAACCACCGGCAACTATTGCCGAGTTGTTTCCGGATCAAGCGCTAGCAGAAATAATTGCTAAGAGTTTTCGTCCGGTTAAGCAAGTGAATGATATTGTGACGCAAACTGATTTAGATACGATAAAACAGGTTTGGAGTCCGAATTATGCAAATGAGGATGAGGATCCGGTTCCGGGAGTCCAGACTCTAGCAGGGATCGAAAGATTGACTCATCTAGCTAAAATAGATTTAGCACAGCATTCGATTAGTGATGTGACACCGCTTGCCGGACTTACAGAGTTAACTTATTTAGATTTGTCTTATAATGAGATAGAAGATATTTCTGCGCTTGCCGGTTTGACCAAGATGAGTGATTTCCGGATGCGGGACAATAAAATTAGCGATATTAGTGTTATGGCAAATTTTACGCGTTTAGAAAATACTTATATGGATTCAAATCTGATTAGTGATATTAAACCAATTACTCAGTTAAGTATGCTGACAACTATTTATCTGGATATGAATCAAATCAGCGAGTTACCGGATATGAGCGAAATGAGCAGTCTTAATTATTTATCGTTGCAAGTTAATTTTATTACCGATGTAACACCATTAAGTGAAGTGCCAACATTAACGATTTTACAACTTTCACATAATAAGGCAATTAGTGATGTAAGCTCTTTGGCTACACTCAGTCAGTTGCAAACACTATATATAAGTAATATGCAATTGACGGATGTTAGTGTGTTGGGTAATATGCCATTGTTAATGAACCTTGGGTTCGATACCAATCAGGTTAGTGATATTAGTGTACTCAGTAATTTGCAAAATTTGACTCATGTGCAATTTGGTAATAATAATATTAGTGAGTTACCAGATCTTACTGGTTTAACTAACCTTTATACGATTGGTATGGATGGCAATCATATTCAGGATATTAGTAGTTTGGCAGTGTTACCAAGTTTGTTAAGCGTAAGCGCAAGCAGACAGACAATCGTGCTTGATGAACAAACTGTGGTTGATGGTAGTTTTACTTTAAGTAATGAAACAGTTGCTTTAGATGGTTCGTTCTTAGCACCGGATACTATTAGCAATAGTGGCGTTTTCCTGAACGGCAGTATTGCTTGGAGTGATTTGTCTAATGAAACAAATGTACTGAGCTATACTTGGAGCCAACGTTTGAGCAACGGGATTTTTGTCAATTATAGCGGGACGGTTACGCAACCAATTACTTTTATCGGGGATGGGCACACGTCTGGGGAAAATAGTGCCGAGGGAAATTACGACAGTGGTATTAATTCATCAATCAATAATCAAGTTACGCTACCAGTTACTGGTGGTGTTAATACAGAATTGCTGATTGCCGGGGGGATTATGGCATTTGGCGCAACGCTACTTCTAAGAAAATCTGTAAAGAGGAAATAA
- a CDS encoding NAD(P)-dependent oxidoreductase codes for MKKIGFIGIGVMGGPIIGHLLRAGYEVYGYTRTKAKAESLIAAGMVWCDTIALVTVSADVIFTMVGFPKDVEDVYFANDGIFKAITAGKYVVDLTTSEPRLAQRISKQAQELGVHALDAPVTGGDLGAINGTLTIMVGGEDADFDTILPILSVFGKSITLHGAAGFGQHAKMANQIGIAGSLIGMAEVLTYAQQVGLDPEKVLATVGSGSASSWQLVNNGPKAVSGDYQPGFYIKHFVKDMNIALDEISEHQVELPGLQLANEIYETLIDNGKMDLGTQAIIEWYKKQ; via the coding sequence ATGAAGAAGATTGGTTTTATTGGTATCGGCGTTATGGGTGGTCCGATTATTGGACACTTGCTGAGAGCCGGTTATGAAGTATATGGATATACAAGAACGAAGGCAAAGGCAGAATCGTTGATTGCCGCAGGTATGGTTTGGTGCGATACAATTGCATTGGTGACAGTAAGCGCGGATGTCATTTTTACTATGGTTGGGTTTCCTAAAGATGTTGAGGATGTGTATTTTGCCAATGATGGTATTTTTAAGGCGATTACTGCCGGGAAGTATGTTGTTGACTTAACAACATCAGAACCGCGTTTGGCGCAACGAATCAGTAAGCAGGCGCAGGAGCTTGGCGTGCATGCGTTGGATGCGCCGGTCACCGGTGGTGACTTAGGCGCAATCAATGGAACGCTGACGATTATGGTCGGCGGTGAGGACGCTGACTTTGACACGATTTTACCAATTCTTTCAGTATTCGGAAAGTCGATTACTTTGCATGGTGCTGCTGGATTTGGTCAACATGCCAAGATGGCGAACCAAATTGGAATTGCAGGCAGCTTAATTGGTATGGCTGAGGTCTTAACTTATGCCCAGCAGGTTGGTTTAGATCCGGAAAAAGTATTGGCAACAGTCGGCAGTGGTTCAGCTTCAAGCTGGCAACTGGTTAATAACGGACCTAAAGCTGTTAGCGGTGATTATCAGCCGGGCTTTTATATTAAGCATTTTGTCAAAGACATGAATATTGCTTTGGATGAAATTAGTGAACATCAAGTTGAATTACCCGGGTTACAGTTGGCAAATGAGATTTATGAGACACTTATTGATAATGGAAAAATGGATTTAGGCACGCAGGCAATTATTGAGTGGTATAAGAAACAATAG
- a CDS encoding ArsR/SmtB family transcription factor — protein sequence MAFQNECTIMHQETINQVREVMPAESDLSRLADVFKVFSDKTRVSILTALSEAELCVCDIAALLDMSVSAISHQLRVLKQSGLVKSRKDGKSVFYSLDDDHVKTILMNGFEHSQEQR from the coding sequence ATGGCGTTTCAAAACGAATGTACGATTATGCATCAGGAGACGATTAATCAGGTGCGTGAGGTCATGCCTGCCGAATCAGATTTGTCGCGATTAGCTGATGTGTTTAAAGTTTTCAGTGATAAAACCAGAGTGAGTATTTTAACTGCCTTGTCGGAAGCTGAGCTTTGTGTCTGTGATATTGCAGCGTTGCTTGATATGAGCGTTTCGGCAATTTCGCATCAGTTGCGGGTTCTGAAACAATCCGGTTTAGTTAAGTCACGTAAGGATGGTAAGAGTGTTTTCTATTCTTTGGATGATGATCATGTTAAAACAATCTTGATGAATGGTTTTGAGCATAGTCAAGAGCAGCGATAA
- a CDS encoding sensor histidine kinase — translation MQKIKQMRGTFVFTYLVIFVVFIFFIILMPNQYVYSEQSYIQDAEKSLNTAMQQPTIEQTQTAIAQTIADFPMEIVVYNNNEVIYNTTNIANPTATLLQGSVNQSAVLMEKQGNVETNNGKTSFWYSLYQMPTAKSLLNNYFVGMIIFTTILFVVILAFVAYIQWVFFKPLNNLKDSLAKAEMNNFDTIEVVHDDVINKKFKQFTNKVSRFSSNVLKDYTELERDLENARDNLEANILYSRALVHDLKTPVHEIMMENEYKLLYGDAHVDKESLAFNVAQSDAILNQLNGILNVLETGLSNEQSVMERLDVVAIISEEKQKFFSSVRQKQLLLSVEQPEKLEVISNRVSLKLLIHNVLSNAIAYAQPGSEIEIELFGDASEYTLVCRNLTDPINVERIENNAQFFQAFSEQRSEREHQYSSGNGLYLIEELSRMLDGKYSLAIDNDLVTITIVFKELVDDETPAS, via the coding sequence ATGCAGAAAATTAAACAAATGCGGGGGACTTTTGTTTTTACATACTTAGTTATATTTGTTGTCTTTATTTTTTTTATAATATTGATGCCAAATCAGTATGTTTATTCAGAGCAGAGCTATATACAAGATGCTGAAAAAAGTCTAAATACTGCAATGCAACAGCCAACAATTGAGCAGACACAAACCGCAATAGCCCAAACTATTGCGGATTTTCCTATGGAGATAGTTGTCTATAATAATAACGAAGTTATTTATAATACAACCAATATTGCCAATCCGACTGCGACGCTTCTGCAGGGAAGCGTCAACCAGTCAGCGGTGTTGATGGAGAAGCAAGGCAATGTTGAAACTAACAATGGTAAAACCAGCTTCTGGTATAGTCTTTATCAGATGCCGACCGCAAAGTCGCTTTTAAATAACTATTTTGTCGGGATGATTATTTTTACCACTATTTTATTCGTGGTTATCCTGGCATTCGTCGCTTATATTCAGTGGGTATTCTTTAAACCATTAAATAATCTAAAGGATTCTTTGGCGAAAGCTGAGATGAACAACTTCGATACTATCGAGGTTGTTCATGATGATGTTATCAATAAGAAATTTAAACAATTTACTAATAAGGTAAGTCGATTTTCCAGCAATGTATTGAAGGACTATACTGAGCTTGAACGTGATTTAGAGAATGCTCGTGATAACTTAGAGGCGAATATTTTGTATTCGCGTGCCTTGGTGCATGATTTGAAGACGCCGGTGCATGAGATTATGATGGAAAATGAATATAAACTTTTATATGGTGATGCTCATGTTGATAAGGAATCACTGGCATTTAATGTGGCACAGAGTGATGCGATTTTAAATCAACTGAATGGTATTTTGAACGTTTTAGAGACTGGGTTATCAAATGAGCAGAGTGTGATGGAACGTTTAGATGTAGTTGCGATTATTTCGGAAGAGAAGCAGAAGTTTTTTAGTAGTGTGCGTCAGAAGCAATTGCTGCTTTCGGTTGAGCAACCGGAAAAACTAGAGGTTATTTCGAACCGGGTAAGTTTGAAGTTACTGATTCATAATGTGCTTTCCAATGCGATTGCATATGCGCAGCCGGGCAGCGAGATTGAAATTGAGCTGTTTGGTGATGCCAGCGAGTATACCCTTGTTTGCCGTAACCTTACTGATCCGATCAATGTTGAGCGGATTGAGAATAATGCTCAGTTTTTCCAGGCTTTCAGCGAGCAACGCAGTGAGCGCGAGCATCAGTACAGCAGCGGGAATGGTTTGTATTTGATTGAGGAGCTTTCGCGGATGCTTGATGGTAAGTATTCATTGGCGATAGATAATGACTTGGTGACAATTACCATTGTTTTTAAGGAGTTGGTGGATGATGAAACGCCTGCTTCTTAG
- a CDS encoding peptidylprolyl isomerase yields the protein MQNPIVTIEMENGKIIKAELYPDVAPNTVNNFIHLIQSGYYDGTIFHRVIPGFVIQGGDPTGTGMGGPGYSIKGEFTQNGFTNDLKHTEGVLSMARSQSPDSAGSQFFIALGDVPHLDGAYATFGKVIEGIDVVQEIASTTTGAQDRPVDDQIMKKVTVETFGVDYPEPEKIAE from the coding sequence ATGCAAAATCCAATCGTTACTATCGAAATGGAAAACGGTAAAATTATTAAAGCTGAGCTTTATCCTGATGTTGCCCCTAATACGGTGAACAATTTCATTCACTTGATTCAATCTGGATACTATGATGGAACAATCTTCCACCGTGTTATTCCTGGATTTGTTATTCAAGGTGGTGACCCAACCGGAACTGGTATGGGCGGACCTGGTTACAGCATTAAAGGTGAATTCACTCAAAATGGTTTTACTAATGATTTAAAACATACTGAGGGTGTCCTTTCAATGGCACGAAGCCAATCACCTGATTCAGCTGGCTCTCAATTCTTTATCGCTTTAGGCGATGTGCCGCATTTAGATGGTGCTTATGCAACATTTGGTAAAGTAATTGAAGGTATTGACGTTGTTCAAGAGATTGCATCAACAACTACCGGTGCTCAAGATCGCCCGGTTGACGACCAAATCATGAAAAAAGTAACTGTTGAAACATTTGGCGTTGATTATCCGGAACCAGAAAAAATTGCTGAATAA
- a CDS encoding MucBP domain-containing protein yields the protein MLVIINSTSVFATTENNVISEDVTVENVISTNNVQETNDILGENIEVIKPDNNLAITQQYLLRSSLTIPDYIQLTYDPANAAFPYVDTNPDYLIVDMIYLNKPQNVAYYLSVDYQLYLATGEKQIHLIYVKDNAIVDILDVTYGSIITSETRTFIVADGGGDQLNFTIDEPNKGTSEVQILLTAPTVKINFVDENGEQISAPFAFNSLAAMQYNISPPMLSGYSYVSTTGNTSGFLSRVVSNMDYIVLANETYGYKYMNRYYDDGTVDVWLENLYNADLSSPRYNVLWGETVFWTKADWTAAGLPRMNGGSVITDTIVQSDEITFIYQKDPVASIDNNTAASDEIVLPNTGLYSGEATAIGLLFVSTALIALASIKYLAKHYLK from the coding sequence ATGTTGGTTATAATTAATAGTACTTCAGTATTTGCGACAACGGAAAACAATGTAATTTCGGAGGACGTAACCGTCGAAAATGTTATTTCGACAAATAACGTACAGGAAACAAATGATATTCTTGGGGAGAATATTGAAGTTATTAAACCAGACAACAACTTGGCAATAACACAACAATACTTGCTGAGAAGCTCGCTAACTATACCTGATTATATTCAATTAACCTATGATCCTGCAAATGCAGCGTTCCCGTATGTTGATACGAATCCGGATTATCTTATTGTTGATATGATATATTTGAATAAGCCGCAAAATGTTGCTTATTATTTAAGTGTTGATTATCAATTGTATCTTGCTACCGGAGAAAAACAAATTCACCTAATATATGTAAAAGATAATGCGATTGTTGATATTCTTGATGTAACATATGGTAGTATAATAACATCAGAAACCAGAACATTTATCGTTGCCGATGGTGGCGGTGATCAATTAAACTTTACTATTGATGAGCCAAATAAAGGCACAAGTGAGGTGCAGATATTATTAACTGCACCAACAGTAAAGATAAATTTTGTGGATGAAAATGGTGAGCAAATTTCTGCTCCGTTTGCTTTTAATAGTCTTGCTGCTATGCAATATAATATCAGTCCGCCGATGCTTAGTGGTTATTCGTATGTATCAACAACAGGAAATACTTCCGGATTTCTATCAAGAGTGGTATCTAATATGGATTATATTGTTTTAGCAAATGAAACCTATGGATACAAATATATGAATCGTTATTATGATGATGGTACTGTTGATGTGTGGCTTGAAAACTTATATAATGCAGATTTAAGCTCGCCAAGATATAATGTGCTATGGGGCGAGACAGTATTTTGGACTAAAGCTGATTGGACTGCTGCTGGTTTACCAAGAATGAATGGTGGCAGTGTTATAACTGACACAATTGTTCAATCGGACGAGATTACTTTTATTTATCAAAAAGATCCAGTTGCAAGCATTGATAATAATACAGCGGCAAGTGATGAAATCGTTTTGCCGAATACTGGATTATATTCAGGAGAAGCAACGGCAATTGGTTTATTGTTTGTGAGTACAGCGCTTATTGCCTTAGCAAGCATAAAGTATTTAGCTAAACATTATTTAAAATAG